The sequence below is a genomic window from Paramisgurnus dabryanus chromosome 4, PD_genome_1.1, whole genome shotgun sequence.
cagagtttactgttaagggagtttcttggcatctcttttatcataaacggttttgacgtgtgtgcatcagggacttattttgacaaaacacatgatgcacacaggatctctcgaggCGCACAACACACATTTTggaaaaaggaaccacacacatgacactttgaacaattttttaatgattagggaagagcaggggcgaaagtaccatttttcagaaaaactattttaaaagataatgttttagacagagatatatttttgctgtggtcagtaactcacaagtgtggtctatcaatgcCAGGtggaattttaaaaaaatatcaccCCTGACAGctgggatgaaagtaacacacaggtggaTCAAAAGTAACtcaacaaaacaagatagatttttctgttacacttgtttttattaaatatacatgactatgaccttgttaatatgtaactttttttgtcatttttctttgtaaaaaataatgaaatcacatttttattttaaatttcagttttatcaaatgtttcaaaagcaaccaacagtacaaacttaCTGTCAGGATCCCATCTCCAAAACCATCAACCTCATCATAAACTCCTCCCACTCTTTCACATTCCCCTGAATACTTATCACCATCACCTGTGCCTCATCACCATACCCCTATAAATAACTCACCTTCACACTCAGTCCCCATCTGGTCCAATCACTAGAATGCTAGACTCACCTGCTACACTTACCTGGATATCATTTGAACTCTTCATCTCTGAACCAACCACTCTGATCATCATCTGCTTCTGCAAACAAAGATTTTGTTACCATCAGCTAAGTTCTCTATAATCTACCATAGCTTCATATACCCGTGTGTGTTACAATAAAGATAATTTCTATTTACATTCAATCTCCTTCCTGGTTCACAGCGTGACAGAAGACCAGACCTGCAAAAAAGCAAAACACCACGGAGACCGAAGGGAACCAGATTCGCATTCCCTTCGCGGAATTGGTACAAGCTGTACATCTGTCATTACTTCCATCACCACACAGTCACCCTCCTGCCGTACCCTAAGATATCCTTCACTCAGCCCGGCAACATTTACTTTCTCAAAACCCCACTGCCTCTGCCAGTCCCATGGCCTGACCAGTGACATACTCAGGTGAGGCGGAGGATTGCAGCAGATCTCCGCTTAAGGTTTCTATGTATTTCCAAATGCAATCTTATCTATTTTCCAAGGATACTGCACTAATAGACACACTGTCTCTCAGTGTCTGACAGCCTGTGACGAAGTGCCTGCTGCTGCTAAACCTCTGCCTCCAGCATCACCCCCGGTTCCTCCAGCACCTGAACCAATGCAAGTGGATTCCACACATCTGTCCTTGTCTGAACGTCAACGACGTTTTTGCAACAAGCTCTGTTTGTATTGTGGTGGAGAAAAGCATGCCATCGCCGACTGTCCAGTTCGACCTCCTTGCCCAACGGTAAGCTCATTTCAAAACTTTGAAGCTTTAAATCGTACTCCTATACTCCTGTTAACCTCTTGTATTTGTGTTCCAGCGAAACCTCTTATCGACTCGGGATCTGCGGGGAAATTTATTTCCACTCACCTCTTTCAAAAACTGATCATAAGACGCAGATACCTACAAGATTTAACAGTGCACACCATCCAAGGCAAACCGTTGGGCAAAGGTACTACACACCAAATTTAATCCTTCGTGTTGGATGTCTTAATGTCGAAGAAATGTCATTTATGGTGCTGGAGGGTTCCACTGCAGAGATCAACCTGGGACGCCCCTGGATTTCAAAACATCTACCCAGCATCGACTGCCGCAGTGGAGAAATCGTCAGCTGGGACGAGAAGTGTTTTCAATCCTGCCTTTTACCCGTCCAAAGGACTCTCCATCCTCCTCAGTCAACCCGAGTTTGAGTCTTCCCTCCCAGTCGGATCTACTATAGTCAAAAGCCCTCGTGTTTCCAAAGAAGTGGAAATACCTAAAGAATACCGGGCATTCCAGGATGTCTTCAGCAAGCAACTGGCTACTCAACTTCCCCCACATCGCCCATGGGACTGTGCTATTGACCAGCTACCTGGAGCCTCACTACCCAAGGGACGTTTCTACCCCCTATCCATTCCTGAACAGTACGCCATGTAGGAGTATGTGGAGGAAGCTCTTAACCAGCAGTTCCTTCGACCATCTACATCCCCTGCCGCATACAGCTTTTTCTTCGTGGCCAAAAAGGACGGAAGCTTGAGATCCTGTATTGATTATCGTCATCTCAATTCTTAGACTGTAAAATTCAGATATCCCCTTCCTCTGGTCCCTGCTGCCTTGGAACAGCTACGAGGAGCCCACATCTTATCAAAATTGGACTTAAGAAGAGCATACAACTTAATCCGCGTCCATCGAGGCGACAAATGGAAAGCTGCCTTTGTGACCCCCTTAGGCCACTATGAATACAAGGTCATGCCCTTAGGATTATCTAACTCTCCCTCTGTGTTCCAGGGATACATGAACGAGATCTTTCGTGAGTACCTGAATAAATTTGTCATCGTCTACATAGACGATATATTGATCTACTCCAATACACTTACCCAACATCAGCATCATATAACCCGTGTACTGGAGAAATTACGAGAGCATTAACTGTACCTAAAGCTTGTGAAATGTGAGTTCCATATTTCTTCTGTCCAGTTTTTGGGGTACATCGTCGATCAACAAGGTGTACAAATGGACCAGAGGAAAGTGGAAACCATTCATAACTGGCCCATGCCCATCGCTGTGAAGGATTTACAGAAATTCCTTGGATTCGCTAACTTTTACTGCAGATTTATCAAGAATTACAGTCATATCAGTGCTCCACTCTCTTCATCTTTAAAAGAGGCTCCCAAGAATCTCACTCTATCTCCAGAAGCCAAAGATGCCTTCCGTCTTCTCAAAGAAGCCTTCCTGTCTGCCCCCATCCTTGTACATTCAGATCCTGACATCCTTCTCATAGTTAAAGTTGATGCTTTAGTGGGGGCCATCCTCTCTCAGCGGCAGGGGAATCCTCCCAACTCCATCTATGTGCCTTGTTTTCCAAGAAACTCTCTCCGGCGAAGCGGAACTACAACTTTGGTAATGGTGAGTTGCTTGCCATTAAGTAAGCTCTGGAAGAATGGCTACATTGGCTGGAGGGGGCTAATCACCCTTTTGAAGTTATCACCGTAACCTGGAATATCTTCGGGAGGCTAAAAGGTTGAACCCAGGTCAAGCTCGTTAGTCCTTGTTTTTTACCCGATTCAACTTCAGGGTAACCTACTGACCCAGAAGTAAGAACCTGAAGGCCGACATCCTCTCTGAATTCCATGGTTCCTCTTCTGAGGATCTCCCTTCCGAACCCATACCCCCTCCAGCCATGTTTGTCAGCCATATCGTTTGGGATATCGATGAGCTCATCAACCAGGAGAATCTCACCAACCCAAcaattgttacttttgtcccgaaCCGGGTCTCTTCACATTTAAACtggatttacttttattttgaaaaactctaagaagtcaaacttcagggtgtgttagagcactaaataacctgtagattgatcagtattgaaacacatgaaacaagaaacacaacgcattataagaaaaaaatgaccgCTTTTGGAATTTACTaatcatggttgaaaacaccttTCTAGATCTACACGTGGAAAACAGTGAGTAAATAATACAATATTTGTCAGGTCTGTCAAGGGTTTGTGTGTTAAAGATGTTGTTatagtttggaatgcaaatgttatcaAGGCTTGTAGAAAATCgatttgttactttcgtcccatgTTATTTTTGCCCAGGTTCTCCACTATCTCTTCGTTGAGTAGGCGTCCCCCTACTGTAAGTGCATGACGACATATGAAAACTATCAATAGTATTAACACATACCCTGTGCATGCACTTGTATGTGTTTGCAAGCAGtgaagaagtttattttaatcccaATCTACATGAATTTTAATTTACCATTATATATTATGTGTATCAATcattttaccattatatattatgtatcaatcattttaccattatatatTATCTGTATCAATTAATTTACCATTATATATATTCATTGCAATCATGTGTGGGAAGGTTTGGCATACATTGTGAAAGCCTACTGCATAGTTTGGGGTCTTAATATGAGTAGCCTGAGGTGGGTCTAAGTATAATGAGTAGCCTAGGGTCAAATAGGTCATAGAAAGGAGACACTGGTCTGAGGAGCAATGGCCTATGGTGACCCTTACAAAAGTGATGTCATGTGGTTCTTCATGTTACAAGCCTGAACAGAAACATATTGTATGAAGCATGGAGGGGGGCCAAAACCTATATATTTACCAAGCCATGGCTCAGAGGGTCAGACTGATTTTGGAGGATCCTCCCAGGACCACACTTTGGTTCTGGGGGGATTCATCAGGGCGGCCTCGGCTTTTTATTTGTCCAgataataaaagtctatctcttgaaatcaaaacctaagactGAAAATTGTTTCATTTGAGGAAAAGGAAAACCACAACAGCAGTAGTAGCCGGCGTGATTTGCTGTGACAGTGTTTagtgatagagagcacaaaccatttgatattttagattaaataaaacttatttGGTGTAATCACTTTTATTGTAAGTCTCAAATGTTATTACACTCCTGAATGCGGGCAGCCATTTGTCTACATTCATGAGGTGCATCTCAATGAGTTTATTGATTGTTAGTAAGTGAAATGTGTTATCTAGTCATGTTTAAAGTCCTTAATATGtaacaaatgttttcttttaaaaattatatttcgAATGTGATAGCAGGGATTTTGTTAATGACTGTCACCAGATTGTAGCAATGAACTTGAATCATAGCACACACTGTTAAAGCTGAGTGACAGAAAACCAAAGCTGTTTTCAGTGGGGGCCAGTGCCACCCTGACCACCACATAGACCCATGCCCCTGTGGTCATGATTGCTAACGCATTGGTAATGATGATAGTTAACGCAATGGTGGGGATGGTAGgagtattaaataaaaaaaactatatctTTTTGTCAGTTCTGTATATCATTCTAAAGTCTTCTACAGGTACCACAAACTGGTCAGTATATTAGGTTGCTGTAGAGCCATAAGGTACTGTAAGTATCACAccaaagtaaaaaaatgtgttgacaTTTACTTTTGATAAGTATTTTTAATAACAAGTACTTCTGGTATTTTACTTGTAAGTAAAAATCAGTCTTTACAACTTTTACTTGCAATGAAGTAACATTTGGCCAGTAGGATCTGTACTTCACTCAAGTAAGCATTTGTTCACATCCACCTCTGGCTTACCATTGCTTTTCCGTTGAGCCACATAACACATTACACAGAGCCACATTACACGTTTGCTTTGTATCACTGATAAGCTTTGCATCTGACTGTAGCAGACTGATGTTTTGCATCTGACTGTTGCAGACTGATGTTTTGCATCTGACTGTTTTGCATTAGGCTGATATAAGACAAATAAGTTGCTGCTTGACTTCACtcatgttttttaaacaaatgtcaCGTACAgtgttcactgtaaaaaaaatcatgtcaAGATAAGTTTTGTTTTacaataacttaaaaaatgaagTTTAATAATTTAAACTCTTTTATGAGTTATGTCAACAATATATCAATATATTAAACAATATATTAAgtcaaaaacttaaaataataagtTCAATTGACTTGCATAAAAATGTTGATTAAACTTGCATGCAGCACTGtggcatttttattttacagtgtacagtttAATCAACTTACATTCAGGGCCGTacgcaggattttataaatacacagGTTCATATAGCTATTTTTTAGGGCATGGACCccaggaaaaaaaatcttatttctcTGCTCTACATGTATCaattttaatacatcagaaaaccatatcagtatgcagaagacttgtgtttgtcattaggaatacattgtaataattattttagtGAATTTTGGGCTTTAAGACCgaatacaataaaatgtttaagccAAAAGATGAGCtttgtcccaattcaaaggctgcgaccttctaaagGACTTATTTTAAGActgattgcgtcacagcagcgcgacttgaggCTAGTAAGGCTGTccaattcaaaggatgcttaCCCAGATAGCAAAATTCCTGGCCCAGATCTGGCTCACATCTGACACTTTGATTTGGCCCACCTTTTTCATGGAATGATGGCACTTGAGCGGTCCACCGCTGTTTTCCAGAAAGCAAGCCATGGAAAAGCCACATGTCAGCCAAGCAAAAAGCAAATAATGCAGGTCTGGCCAAATCTGGGTAATAGTTGGCTAAAATTTTGGCCCAAATTCAGCCCAGATTCAACAACTTTCTCTGTCCCACACCTGGCATGGATTGATGGCACTTGTTACATCTGAAAATTGGCCCGGATATGTTTTTAAAGAACTGGGCCACATTTGCTACATCACATGTGGCCACTTTAGACACACACCCACATGAGCCGGTGCTTACCCAGACACGTTTGTAAAGAACTGGGCCATATTTGCTGCAACATGTGAGGGCCACATTTGGTTTATTCCAAGATTAGGCTGTGTCTGTTGTGCAGCATTTTTGCCAAAGGTGGCACATATTTGTTGTTTGATATTTGGGCCATATTTACTGTTTGTTGGATGGGCCACTTTTGGTTCATATTCAGATGACATGTTGCCGTGAGCACTGCATCTTTGCCTAAAAAGGCCCACATGTGGTTTGATATATTTGGcccatttttgccattttacatGTGAGCCACATTAGGTTTTTATTCGGGCCGTAAGAAGGCCAGCAGTGCTGCATTTTTGCCTGATGTGGCCCACATGCGCATGCTATCTGgatagaatgaagcctcaaaatgcatcaaaattATTTATCCGTGCTGTTAAGGAATGTatccttaaaggattagtcaattttttcttaaaaaaaaatccatataatttacttaccaccatgtcatccaaaatgttgatgtctttctttgttcagtcgagaagaaattatgttttttgaggaaaacattctaggatttttctaattttaatggactttaatgtaccccaacacttaacagtttaatgcagtttaaaattgcagtttaaaaagactctaaacgatcccaaagaGGCATAAATggaagccgaagaacagacctTTAATCTGAAAAGGCATGTTATTCAACTAAAtaatagcacagaacagcaggctgaatagttGTCCGTACATACATTAAAGTAacaaacagttatttacaccatacacaatagcatacagaacatacggagactgaataggctaaattaacatgacaagccaaatcaagttcaaaaaggtctcgaagtcattccacatcacttatagcaactcatcactatagtcaaaaaaaaagttttttaaacttaaaagtGCAACAATGATTTTTTACATTACTAAAATCAAAGTAACTCACTATCCACAAAGTTCATCAGCAATATATCAAGATGCTGATGTTATATGGTCAGTGAACACATTAATATACAAATAGTTATTTGACAGAGGTCATTTTCATAGTGGCCTTTAGGATCAAGAATACCTTAGTTTGATTGGTTCTTGAAGATCTCTGTGGTGTTGAATCATGGGAGTGAATCTGTATTTGTATCTACAAACTTCATCTGATCCTGTTGTAGACTTCTGAAGAGGACCATTTCAACACTTCTGTAAAGACTAAAGGTATGAGATACTATTTATCTCTAAtggtttaattttaataaattagcttatatttttttttcaataaatgCAAGGTAAGGTTGTCATACTTATATTTGTAGGTGTTTGTTTTATAGTAAAGTtgttttaaactatttttaggattttcattttaaatgccACTATCAGCATGACACAGAGAGTGCATGAAAACTTATCTGGCAAATAAAATGACACTGCTTGGTTATACCACCTGACCCATTTAAATAGGAATATCAAACTATTGTGGAAAAAAACcttaaaatatacttaaatattaTTCAATACAcaaatttttgaaaaacattaactcaaaaatgtaataataatggtatataatatatatttatgtgtttttacaaGCTAGTTTGTTATTGAACCATTAACATTACACATATTTTACACAAAGCGACTCACCGTGcattggttccaaaatgcaataaatccattttgactaatttgggtaaaaacatgttttctataccaagaaagtgacaaaatgaaaaccactattttcttttacaaactttcacatagcatctttaggttataataacattaaaagttCAAAtccattattataaaaatattcattattattattttttaagtttttttttttattattctataaatctattgaatcaatatataaatgtgcattcatctttgcaatgttatattcatttagttgactagtggtatacactgataaaaaacattaatggcattaatcaaaagaCTTACTTTCTCATGTTAAGAACACTGTTattgctgctgtcatctttgggacgtcgtcgctaaACCatcagcgatcagctgtaaaatgttttggtcctggctgattttcattgactttgagtaaaataatggaaagtttatcttaagatcctctggggtcaatgtgttagcatgacagaagcttgatgctgttgagaacaagcaacagctgaCAAATTTCTTTCGCCCGAATGCCTATCATGTAAATTATTCGaggtattattttgtttttgattgtttgttgatcacgaagtacaaagaaGATGAGAAAGTGTATTCAAAACGCCACCATTATTGTTACAATGCGTGAAATgctgcgctgtgattggttgcattctgcagagaaggagaaCTAGCGTTTTTCGTGGTTTGGAAAAAAGttagaaaagatgacagaataacacggcggttatcagattttgcgtaaaattaagaattgactttttaatactgacctgatgcAATACTGATTTTGCAGGTAACTAAAAAAAAGGTGTTTACCGCGTCTCAGAACCAACACTATGATCATAatattattaactttatttttgtacatAATTGAGtagatatttttctgtttattttatatcgtatcttttaaaaaatggccaaaacagttaataaatattacaattacaaatgtattttcacaattaattacaataaaatTAACTTGAAAAGATAAAactacataataataataaactatatAGATAGAGGTGTCCTTAAATTAACACTTGACAACATAAATATTACATTGTGACAACACGCCCCGCTATTAGAGAGCAAGTGTGTATGTGAATGTGTGTAATAATgatgttttatatataataatattgatttgcagaaaaaaacttaaaataagaaaagaaaaaaagagtaTTGTGTGACAAAATACAGAACTAATATTCAACAAACTTATGCTGGTCAAACGGTCTTTCTCTTTGAATCTTTTCAACATTTTTGGTCACTAGAAAATTACATTTGTGGTATTTCATATAGTTTTGATGATTattctaaataaaaaaagtcaaaatgaaATGGAATAAAATGAGTCCAATATTTATAAATCTACTGTATTTTTCAGCTGTTTGTATTTGCTTACAGACATTTGTGATAATGGACAACTTCACCTACATCAACTCTTCCCTGCTCATCAGTCATCGTCCTCTGAACTCATCTCAGACCGATAAGACTGTCTACGCCATCTGTGCACACATACCAGCAGGACTTTTCTTCTACCTGTCTTTGGGGTTTCTCAACATGTTCCTGGGCATCCCAGGCAATGTAATAGTTCTGTGGCTCATTCAGAAGAAAAGGCGTGAGTCGTCCACATCAGACATCTTCATCGCCCATCTTTCTGTGCTAGACGTTTGCTTCTGTCTCATTTTTCCTCTGGAATTTGCAAGCATTGTCTATTTGACTACCAGCACCAATTGGTACGTCCTGCGTTTTTTCTATGGTGTCAAAGACTTTTCGCCCCTCTTCTTGTCTTGTATCTCTTTAGACAGGTATTTGGCTGTAATGCATCCCATTATCTTCACCAAACTAAAGGACACATGGCACCGTCCTGTTTGCATTGGTGTCACATGGTTTGTGATTTTGGTCTGCTCTGCAGGGAAGTGTGTAGGAACCTTTCCAGACTTTGATAGAGTTTTCACCGTCATGATCCTCACCGTATTCGTCTTCATGGTGTTCTGTAACATCTCCATTCTTAGGGCTCTAAGACAGTCGGCTCCAGGACGAGACAAGAGACACCCTATCAAGAAAAAGGCTTGTAAGATGGTGCTCATCATTCTGATGATCGTTGTCTTTAACTACTTGCCACCTGTGGTTCTCTATCCATTCCAAGACTATTTTTCTCCAGACATTTTCAAATGCTACATACAATACATCGTCTTCGGCTTCATGGACCTTAGTAGTGTCATACAGCCGATTTTATATCTGTCCCAGGGAAAACTGCCGGCGTGCTGCTGTAGTGGTGTGGAGAATGACACTGAACGTGCTAATGCAGATAGTCCTGCAAATGCCTGATGCTGTAAAACAGCAGTGACACCAGATTAATTAGATCATTAGAGAAACCTAATATATGTAAATGCAGTTTCacaaatgtgacacaatctTTGAAAAACCAGCTAAagtcttttatattttttactgttttctatctatataaagaacattttgtgaatataacCTTGAAATCTTTAACACTCATTGAAATCAACAAGAAATTAATTATTGAAAGCAAACTTTTATGGTCCTAATCTAATaatcagattatgagactttagtctggatta
It includes:
- the LOC135736142 gene encoding uracil nucleotide/cysteinyl leukotriene receptor-like; amino-acid sequence: MDNFTYINSSLLISHRPLNSSQTDKTVYAICAHIPAGLFFYLSLGFLNMFLGIPGNVIVLWLIQKKRRESSTSDIFIAHLSVLDVCFCLIFPLEFASIVYLTTSTNWYVLRFFYGVKDFSPLFLSCISLDRYLAVMHPIIFTKLKDTWHRPVCIGVTWFVILVCSAGKCVGTFPDFDRVFTVMILTVFVFMVFCNISILRALRQSAPGRDKRHPIKKKACKMVLIILMIVVFNYLPPVVLYPFQDYFSPDIFKCYIQYIVFGFMDLSSVIQPILYLSQGKLPACCCSGVENDTERANADSPANA